The following are encoded together in the Dehalococcoidia bacterium genome:
- the dapB gene encoding 4-hydroxy-tetrahydrodipicolinate reductase: MAVRVAVSGTGRMGREVLAALCREEDLEPVAVVSRSAQEEYLPLPDGSGLVPFGNDPLPLFQRTQPQVVVDFTHADFAPRVARAALEVGARPVIGTSGLNEAFLQELREECQRRRLGAVVAANFAIGGVLMVHLARIAARYFDAAEIIEMHHDQKADAPSGTALATARAMLEGRGGPFRRPETQRENLPGTRGGHVDGITIHSVRLPGLVAHQEVVLGGPGQVLTIRHDSTSRESFIPGVLLAVRRVMELEELVVGLESILGLE, from the coding sequence ATGGCCGTCCGCGTGGCGGTGAGCGGCACGGGGCGCATGGGGAGGGAGGTGCTGGCCGCCCTCTGCCGGGAAGAGGACCTGGAGCCGGTGGCCGTGGTCTCCCGCTCCGCCCAGGAGGAGTACCTGCCCCTGCCCGATGGCTCCGGCCTGGTGCCTTTCGGCAACGACCCCCTTCCCCTCTTCCAGCGGACGCAGCCCCAGGTGGTGGTGGACTTCACCCACGCCGACTTCGCCCCCAGGGTGGCCCGCGCCGCCCTGGAGGTGGGCGCCCGGCCCGTCATCGGCACCTCGGGCCTGAACGAGGCCTTTTTGCAGGAGCTGCGAGAAGAGTGTCAGCGGCGCCGACTGGGGGCCGTCGTGGCTGCCAACTTTGCCATCGGGGGCGTGCTGATGGTCCACCTGGCCAGGATAGCCGCCCGCTACTTCGACGCCGCCGAGATCATCGAAATGCACCACGACCAGAAGGCCGACGCCCCCTCCGGCACGGCCCTGGCCACCGCCCGGGCCATGCTGGAGGGCCGGGGCGGCCCCTTCCGCCGCCCCGAGACCCAGCGAGAAAATCTGCCCGGGACCCGCGGCGGCCATGTGGACGGCATCACCATCCACAGCGTGCGCCTTCCCGGCCTGGTGGCCCACCAGGAGGTGGTCTTGGGCGGGCCGGGACAGGTGCTGACCATCCGCCACGACTCCACCAGCCGCGAGTCCTTCATTCCGGGCGTCCTGCTGGCCGTGCGCAGGGTGATGGAGCTGGAGGAACTGGTCGTGGGGCTCGAGTCCATCCTGGGACTCGAGTGA